The [Clostridium] scindens ATCC 35704 nucleotide sequence CAAGACCCAGAACGGGGCAGCTATGAGCGTAGGACGCATTTCCACATTCCTGGATATCTATATGCAGAGAGACTTGGAAAAGGGAACGCTTACTGAGACGCAGGCTCAGGAATTGATCGACCACATGGTTATGAAGTTTCGGATGGTGAAGTTTGCAAGGATCCCGTCATATAATGAACTCTTCTCCGGAGATCCGGTCTGGGCGACCCTGGAGGTGGGAGGACTCGGACAGGATGGACGCTCTATGGTGACGAAGAACGATTACCGATTCCTTCATACCCTGGAAAACATGGGTCCATCGCCGGAGCCGAACCTGACGGTGCTCTATTCCCCGCGCCTGCCGGAGAACTTCAAGAAGTATGCGGCCATGATATCCGTGACCACAAGTTCCATCCAGTATGAAAATGATGATGTCATGCGCCCGGTATGGGGGGACGACTATTCTATCTGCTGCTGCGTGTCAGCCACCCAGACAGGCAAGGAGATGCAGTTCTTCGGCGCCCGCGCCAATCTGGCGAAATGCCTGCTGTATGCCATCAATGGCGGTATCGATGTAAAGTCGAGAGAGCAGGTAGCGCCGGCGTACAGGCCGATCACCTCAGAGTATCTGGATTACGATGAAGTTATGGAACGATATGACGCTATGATGGAATGGCTGTCAAAACTGTATGTGGACACCCTGAATATGATTCACTATATGCATGACAAGTACAACTATGAGGCAGCGGAGATGGCGCTTATCGACACGGATGTAAGACGTACATTCGCCACCGGGATCGCCGGATTCTCTCATGTGGTCGATTCCTTGAGCGCGATCAAGTATGCCAAGGTCAAGGTGATTCGAGACGAGGACGGCCTGGCGGTGGACTTTGAGACGCAGGGAGACTTCCCAAGATACGGGAATGATGACGACCGTGCGGACGAGATCGCAATCTGGCTTCTCAAGACATTCATGCATAAACTTAAGAAATGCCATACCTACCGGAATTCTGAACCCACAACCTCAATCCTTACCATTACGTCCAACGTAGTATATGGCAAGGCTACCGGATCGCTGCCGGATGGAAGAAAAGCAGGAGAGCCACTGGCGCCTGGGGCGAACCCATCATACGGCGCGGAGAAGAACGGGCTGCTGGCGTCTCTGAACTCTGTGGCGAAGCTTCCTTATGAACTTGCCCTTGACGGAATCTCTAATACGCAGACCATCAGCCCGGGCGCGCTTGGGCACAGCGATGAGGAGCGCACGGACAATCTGGTAGGCGTGCTGGACGGATATTTCAGCCAAGGAGCGCATCATCTGAATGTAAACGTGTTTGGCACCGAGAAACTAATTGATGCTATGGAGCACCCAGAAAAGCCGGAATACGCCAATTTCACGATTCGCGTGTCCGGATATGCGGTTAAGTTCATTGACCTGACCAGGGAACAGCAGATGGACGTTATCGCCAGAACCTGTCACGATAGAATGTAAGAAGGAGCAAGAGTATGACAAAAGGATACATTCATTCTTTGGAAAGTTTTGGCTCTGTAGATGGACCAGGCGTCCGCTACGTGATATTTACCTCCGGCTGCGCCATGCGCTGCCAGTTCTGTCACAACCCGGACACCTGGAATAAGAGGGCAGGAACCCCTTATACTGCGGATGAACTAATAGAAAAGGCGCTAAAGTACCGCTCTTACTGGGGAAGCAAAGGCGGGATCACAGTCAGCGGAGGCGAGCCCCTCTTACAGATCGACTTCTTATTAGAACTATTCGAAAGGGCCAGGCAGGAAGGTATCCATACTGCCCTTGATACCAGCGGAAATCCATTTACAAAAAAAGAGCCGTTCTTTGGAAAATTCCGAAAACTGATGGAGTACACCGATCTGGTGCTGCTGGATATCAAGCATATCGATGACGGACAGC carries:
- the pflB gene encoding formate C-acetyltransferase, whose product is MAQYEQWEGFKGRLWKDDVDVRDFIQNNYVPYEGDASFLAGATEATDRLWGRLQELQKEERAKGGVLDMETEIVSGLTAYGTGYIEEDMKDLEQVVGLQTDKPLKRAFMPYGGIHMAEKACTTYGYQPSERLHEIFTKYHKTHNQGVFDIYTPEMKRARHNKIITGLPDTYGRGRIVGDYRRVALYGIDYLIERKQQDFIRGERHGMKGTDFRLREEIADQIKALKEMKEMAWVYGYDISQPAKDAKEAVQWLYFGYLAAIKTQNGAAMSVGRISTFLDIYMQRDLEKGTLTETQAQELIDHMVMKFRMVKFARIPSYNELFSGDPVWATLEVGGLGQDGRSMVTKNDYRFLHTLENMGPSPEPNLTVLYSPRLPENFKKYAAMISVTTSSIQYENDDVMRPVWGDDYSICCCVSATQTGKEMQFFGARANLAKCLLYAINGGIDVKSREQVAPAYRPITSEYLDYDEVMERYDAMMEWLSKLYVDTLNMIHYMHDKYNYEAAEMALIDTDVRRTFATGIAGFSHVVDSLSAIKYAKVKVIRDEDGLAVDFETQGDFPRYGNDDDRADEIAIWLLKTFMHKLKKCHTYRNSEPTTSILTITSNVVYGKATGSLPDGRKAGEPLAPGANPSYGAEKNGLLASLNSVAKLPYELALDGISNTQTISPGALGHSDEERTDNLVGVLDGYFSQGAHHLNVNVFGTEKLIDAMEHPEKPEYANFTIRVSGYAVKFIDLTREQQMDVIARTCHDRM
- the pflA gene encoding pyruvate formate-lyase-activating protein, giving the protein MTKGYIHSLESFGSVDGPGVRYVIFTSGCAMRCQFCHNPDTWNKRAGTPYTADELIEKALKYRSYWGSKGGITVSGGEPLLQIDFLLELFERARQEGIHTALDTSGNPFTKKEPFFGKFRKLMEYTDLVLLDIKHIDDGQHKILTGQSNQNILELAGYLSDIGKPVWIRHVLVPGRSDEDAYLIRLHDFIATLKNVEKVEVLPYHTLGVYKWKELGLEYPLEGVEPPTTERVENAKRILNT